ATCATCATCCATCCGGAAAATTATCCCGGCAAGGATACCTGCATCTACGAATATGTTTATTGGGATGATCCCGCGCCAAAACCGCGGGTCAAGCTGACGGCGATCGCGGCGGAATTTTGAAAACCGCTGACCATAGCGCGAGTTCCGCCTGTTTTGTTGAATCAATATCTGCAAGCACGCTTCATCGCTTTTGGCGAAGCTTATACTCCGGTTCCGCAATGGAAAATAATCGCGATGATCAAAGCCCTGGAGCCGCCGACTGTTTATTTCGACGTTCTGGGAAGAAAAATATTTTTTAACCCGGCACCGGGCCGATTCCGCGTTTGCCGGCAAGCTGGTTTGCGGGCAATAGTGATCCATTAGCCCGATCGAAAACACGCCCCCGTTCACTCAAGCGGGGGCTTTTTTATTAAAAAAACGGCAGCCTCTAATCTAGAGACTGCCTTGAAATGAAAATTCTTAACTGCTTTTTTCTTCCTTAATATCCTTTTCTTCTTCCAAGACCCAGTCTTCTTTCAAGAGCGCTTCTTTTGTTTCCTGAAAAGCAACCAGTGTTTCTTCTATGCAAGCAAGTTCTACCGAAAGATTGCGGCATCCCTTAATTAAAAAAACACGGACCTCTCTTATCTCCGCTGAAACCAATTTTTCCCTTTCACGAATAAACGCCAGGTTGATAGGTATGTCGCTCTTCACTGAGCCCTTGCCCGCTAAATAAATATTCAGCAAGACAATGCCCAATTCGCCGACTTCTTCTTCCTTGAGAAATTTCACTATCCCCTGTTTCACCATCCCCTGGCTGCCCCTTCCCCTTAAAAGAACACTTAAAAGAAACCTTACTTTCATAAACCCTCCTTTTAAAATGTGTATTCATCGCTTTGTCTCTTAAATATTCAAGGTACCAAGAATAGCAATATTATTAAACAAAAATAGGCCGCTGTCAATATAGCCCGTTTCAAAATCTTTGCCACTTTTTTTAAAAAAAGTGGCGCATCCCGCAAAAATGACGGGACAAGAAAAACTGCGCGCAGGGACAAATTTTGGGACGCTCCGCTATGAAACCTAGCCCCGCCGCTGGCGGGACACGGTTTCCTTACCCCGCCAGCGGCGGTGGTACGCTGTGCGTCTTATCCAAAATTTTCCAATGCGCGCCACAAGGAAGATTAATAATTTTCTAAAAAATGGCAGGTCCCGGTTTGGAAACTGCCAAAAAAATTTCTGGAAAATAATTTAAACGATATGGACTATGCCCTGCGCTTCAACCTTCTGATTTGTTAATTCACAAATGTACACTTCCCCTTGCGCCTTGGGGCATAGGCCTTCACCAAGATCGCTGTCCATATAACTGGTCCATAATTTGCCCGCTTTTCTGACGCATTCCCGACAATTCTGTTCCTGTGCCATAAAAACTCCTTTATTACGGTGAAAAAAATGTACAATATATTTCCATTCAATTTACAACAAAAATCTCAACCCGTCAATATAGCCCTTATTTTTATTATGGATTATAATATAAGGGTAATTTTGAGATTTATAATTCATAATTAATAATTTATAATTTTAATATTATGACTGACGAAAAAAAGACAGTAGGAGAAGAGATAAAAGATGGCGATAAAAAGGCCAAATTGGATGCGGCCATGCTGGCGATGACCCAGATCAAGGAGAAATATGGCGACGGCGCGATCATGAAATTCGGCGAAGCTAAAAAATCTGATGTGGATGCGGTTTCGACCGGCTGCGTTTCGCTCGATCTGGCTTTAGGGATCGGCGGCGTACCCCGGGGGCGCATCATTGAAATTTTCGGCCCGGAAGCTTCGGGAAAAACCACACTCGCCCAGCACATCATCGCCGAGGTACAGAAGATGGGCGGCATTGCGGCTTTCATCGATGCCGAACACGCGCTTGATCCGGAATACGCCAAAAAAATCGGCGTGGATGTCAATAATCTTTTGATTTCACAGCCGGACACGGGCGAACAAGCTTTGGAAATTTTGGAAACTCTGATCCGCTCCAACGCAGTTGACGTGGTCGTGGTCGATTCGGTCGCCGCGCTCGTTCCGCAAAAAGAGATCGAGGGCGATATGGGCGATTCGCATATGGGTCTGCAAGCGCGCTTGATGTCACAGGCTTTGAGAAAA
The Patescibacteria group bacterium DNA segment above includes these coding regions:
- the recA gene encoding recombinase RecA — its product is MTDEKKTVGEEIKDGDKKAKLDAAMLAMTQIKEKYGDGAIMKFGEAKKSDVDAVSTGCVSLDLALGIGGVPRGRIIEIFGPEASGKTTLAQHIIAEVQKMGGIAAFIDAEHALDPEYAKKIGVDVNNLLISQPDTGEQALEILETLIRSNAVDVVVVDSVAALVPQKEIEGDMGDSHMGLQARLMSQALRKLTGVVSKTKTVVIFINQIRQKIGVFFGNPETTTGGVALKFYSSVRIEVRRAAQIKQGERIIGNRVKAKIVKNKVAAPFRACEFDIMYNEGISVSGDMLDLGTELGVVKKLGNSYAFGENKLGVGRENAKAFLKQNPKIMKDIKKAIIAEAKAKEMEETS